The following nucleotide sequence is from Syntrophales bacterium.
AGGCATCCCCCGTTTGGCGCCGTGATTCGCCCCCATAAAGAAAATTATTTGCAAAAACACCCAGTACTGTTAACATGCCCTCCAACTACCCCGGGAGGCATTTTTCTTCGTGAGAGCGGTAATCCAGCGGATTCACAGAGCAAAGGTGACCGTGGACGGTGCCTGCGTCGGATCCGCCGGGAGGGGCATCCTGGTATTTCTCGGTGTCGGAAAGGGAGACGGTACGGCAGAGGCTGAATTTCTCTGCGACAAAATACTCAACCTGAGAATTTTTGAAGACGAAGCCGGGAAAATGAATCGTTCGCTTTTGAACATTTCCGGCGATATGTTAATAATTTCTCAATTCACTCTCTTCGCCGACACGAGCAGAGGGCGAAGGCCTTCCTTCACCGACGCCTGTGAACCGGAAACGGCCGGGAAACTCTATGAACATTTCGTTGCCTGCGCGCGGAAACATGTCACCCGGGTGGCTACGGGTTCTTTTCAAAAAATGATGGACGTCGAGTTGGTAAACTATGGACCGGTGACGGTGCTGCTCGACACGGAAACGATGAAAAACACCGCAACGAGGCGCAGATAAATAATGTACAACCATGAGAATTCAGGGGACGTGATACGCATCCCTATACGTATCGACAGGGACGGTATCTGGTACTACCGGGGCGCTGAAATGTTCCGCAGGGACATCCTCGCTCTTTTCTTCGAGGCCCTCGGTTACGACGGAGAGAACGGCTACTATGTCGAAATGAAGGGCGTCCGCACCTATATCGACGTGGAAGATACACCATTCGTGGTCAATTCGGTTTCCGTACGGGAACAGCGGGAGGTAATCGATACGATTGAAATCCTGTTGAATGACAATTCAACCGAATCGCTGGACGTTGTATCCCTGAAGGTGGGGGCCGACGATGTTCTGTACTGTTCCGTAAAGGGGGGAACCTTTGACGCGCGTTTTTCCAGGGCGGCCTATTACCAGCTCGCCCGGCATATTCAGCACCAGGCTGACGAATTTTTTCTTGAGACCCGAACAGGCCGCCACCGGATACGCCACAATGTCCGGACGAAGAACGCGGAAGCTGATCCCGGAAACCCGGGCGGACAGGAACGGCCCATCAATTAACAGGATTAATGGAGGTTGTACGTATGTTAGATGAACCCATACCCGAAGGACTGACCTTTGATGACCTTCTCCTGATACCCGCCGAGTCGACGGTTTTGCCGAAAGGGGTTGACACATCCACTATGCTGACGCGGACCATCACTCTGAGTATTCCCCTGGTCAGTGCGGCCATGGACACGGTGACCGAGTCGAAAACGGCCATATGCATGGCCCAGGAAGGCGGTATAGGAACAATTCACCGAAACATGACCATTGAGCGTCAGGCAATCGAGGTGGACAAGGTCAAGAAATCGGAAAGCGGCATGATTGTGGACCCCATTACCATAGGACCGGAACAGAAGGTCCGGGAAGCCCAGGAAATGATGAGCCGCTACAAGATTTCAGGCGTACCCGTTGTAAAGGGCAGAAAACTGGTGGGCATCATCACAAACCGCGACCTCCGGTTCGAAGACAACCTCGAGCAGCCGGTATCGGCGGTGATGACGAAGGAAAACCTGGTGACGGTCTCAGCGGACATCACGCTTGAAGAATCGAAGAAACTCCTGCACCGGCACCGCATCGAAAAACTTCCGGTAGTGGATGAAAGGAACAACCTCAAAGGTCTGATCACCATAAAAGACATCGAAAAGATCAAGCGTTATCCACTGGCAAGCAAAGACGGGCTGGGGCGTCTGCGGGTAGCCGCCGCCGTTGGAATCATCGACCGGGAGGCCCGGGTACAGGCCCTTCTCGACGCGGGGGCCGATGTCATCGTTATCGACACATCCCACGGACACACGGCCTCCGTCCTTGACGCGATCCGGTCAACGAAGGCGAACTTCAAGACGTGCGAACTCATAGCCGGCAACGTGGCTACCTATGAGGGGGCGGAGGCGCTTATCAGGGCCGGTGCGGACGCCATCAAGGTCGGAGTCGGCCCCGGATCGATTTGTACGACCCGTATCATAGCCGGCGTCGGCGTTCCCCAGATGACGGCTATCAAGGAATGCGCCCGGGCCACCGATAAATATGGCATCCCCCTTATCGCCGATGGGGGCATAAAATACTCAGGAGACGTGGTGAAAGCGATCGGGGCGGGCGCGTACAGCGTCATGATCGGGAGTCTTTTCGCGGGGACGGAGGAAAGCCCCGGCGAGACCATCCTGTTTCAGGGCAGAACCTACAAGGTCTATCGGGGCATGGGATCCATTGAGGCCATGAAGGCCGGCAGCAGGGACCGCTACTACCAGGACGATGAATATGAAGGCGCCATGAAGCTTGTTCCCGAGGGAATCGAGGGACGGGTTCCCTTCCGTGGAACAGTGTCGGCCGGAATCCATCAGTTGGTGGGGGGCATCCGGGCGGGAATGGGCTACGTGGGCTGCAGAACGATAGAGGAATTGAGAAAAAATACGCGCTTTATGCGCATCACAAGCGCCGGTCTTCGTGAAAGCCACGTCCATGACGTGATCATTACCAAGGAAGCTCCGAACTACTGGATCGATTAGGTTCATGAAGCACTCTGATTTTGTTCATCTCCACGTTCACACCCAGTACAGCCTGCTCGACGGCGCTCTGCGCCTGGATGACCTTTTCAAGGCGGCTCGCGACTATCGGATGCCCGCGGTGGCTATTACCGATCACGGAAACATGTTCGGGGCCCTGGATTTTTATAAGAAAGCCTTCAAGTACGGAATAAAACCTATAATCGGCTGTGAACTCTACGTGGCCCACGGGGATCACAGGGAAAAAAACTCTCCCGAAGCGGGCGAGGGGTCCCGTCATCTGGTTGTCCTTGCCAGGAACATGGAGGGCTACCGGAACCTCATGAAGCTGACCTCCAGAGGCTACCTGGAGGGGTTCTACTACCGGCCCCGCGTGGACAAGAAGCTGCTGGCCGAATACAGTAACGGACTGATAGCCATGAGTGCCTGCCTGCACGGGGAAATCCCCGGTTTCCTGCTCTCCCGTCAGCCGGCGGATGCCGAAAGAGCAGCGGAGGAGTACCGGGAGATTTTCGGAAGGGACAATTTTTACCTGGAAATCATGGAGAACGGGCTCCCTGAGCAGAAACAGGTCAACCTGGAACTCATAGCCCTGGCTCGCAGGATCGCCATGCCGCTGGTGGCGACAAACGACTGTCACTACCTGAAGCGGCACGACGCGGAAGCCCATGAAATTCTCCTGTGCATTCAGACCGGCAAGACTATCGACGACCCTCAGCGCATGCGATTTCAGACCGATGAGTTTTATTTCAAGTCCCCCGACGAGATGAAGGCAGCCTTCGCTCACGTTCCCGAGGCGATTGAAAACACGATTACCATATCGGAGCGATGCAGCCTCTCCCTGGATCTCAACCAGGTCTATCTTCCCCACGTTGATATAGAGAGAGGTCTCTCCGCGGCGGATTACCTGAGAAAACTCGCTCGAGAAGGCCTTGACGGGATTTCTTCGTCCATTCCCGCCTTCGACCGGGAAGAGGTCCGGAGAACCTATCACAAGCGCCTGGAAGACGAACTGGATATAATAGAATCGATGGGTTTCCCCGGCTATTTTCTTATCGTGGCTGATTTCGTGGACTATGCCAAAAAGCATTCCATCCCCGTGGGGCCGGGAAGAGGGTCTGCGGCGGGAAGTCTCGTGGCCTTCGCCCTGGGTATCACCACGATAGATCCCATACGCTATGGTCTTTTTTTTGAACGTTTTCTCAACCCCGACCGGCGCAGCATGCCCGATATCGATATCGATTTCTGCATCGAAGGACGTGACCGGATCATCGATTACGTTACCCGAAAATACGGCTCCGACCGTGTCAGCCAGATCATCACCTTCGGCAAGATGCAGGCGAAGGCTGTCGTCCGTGATGTGGGAAGAGCGCTGAACATGCCCTACGGGGAGGTTGACCGGATCGCCAAGATGATTCCCAATGTTCTCAACATTTCTCTTGACGAGGCCGTCAAGCGGGAAGTTCGCCTCAGGGAAGAAATAGAAAGGAATCCCGCCGTCAAGAGGCTGGTTGCCCTTTCCCGGTCCCTGGAGGGACTCGCTCGTCACGCGTCGACACACGCCGCGGGGGTGGTGATCTCCGACGTACCGCTCGTCGAACGGGTTCCCCTTTTTAAAAGCCCCAGGAACGAGGACATCGTTACCCAGTATTCCATGAACGACCTGCAAGAGGCGGGGCTTACCAAGTTCGATTTTCTGGGGCTGAAAACACTGACAGTAATCAATGAAACCCTGCGTTTCATCGAACGGGGAAGGGGGGTCGCGATCAACTTTGATGACATTCCCCTCGATGACCGGGAAACCTATCAGCTTCTCAGCAGGGGCCAGACCGACGGCGTTTTTCAGCTTGAAAGCTCGGGTATGAAAGACATCCTCCTGTCCATGAAACCCGACTGCATCGAAGACCTCATCGCCCTCATCGCCCTCTATCGTCCCGGACCCATGAGCATGGTGCCGGATTTTATCGCCCGAAAGCAGGGCCGGCAGACAATATCCTACGAATTGGAGGCGCTTGAGCAGATTCTCAAGGAAACCTACGGCATCATCCTCTACCAGGAGCAGGTGATGCAGATCGCGGTAACCATAGGGAATTATACCATGGCAGAGGCGGACAATCTCCGTCGTGTCATGAGCAAGAAAAAGGCTTCCGACATGGAGCGGGAACGGCCGAAGTTTCTCGGGGGAGCCGGAAAGAACAGGATTCCGGAGTCAAAGGCCGTAAAGATCTGGGAACAGATGGAGACCTTTGCCGAGTACGGCTTCAACAAGTCCCACAGCACGGCCTACGCAATGATTTCATTCCAGACGGCCTATCTGAAGGCCCACTATCCCGTTGAATTCATGGCGGCCCTTCTGACGAGCGAAAAAAACAACCGTGATAAAATAATAAAGTACATCAGTGAATGCCGCGACATGAACATCAAAGTTCTTCCTCCTGATTTTAATGAATCACATAAAGATTTCACTATAACCGATGAATCTAACATTCGATTTGGAATGTCGGCAGTGAAAAATGTTGGCGAAGGAGCTGTTGACGCCATCATCGAGGCTCGAAATGATCGGAACGCGGGGGGAGCGTTCAAGTCGTTTTACGACTTCTGCAGCAGGATCGATTTCAGGAAAGTCAATAAAAAAGTCGTTGAAAGCCTTATCAAGTGCGGAGCTTTTGACTCTCTGGAACCCAACAGACGAAGGCTCATGGAAGGCTATGAATCAGTCATCGAACTGGCCCAGAAGCGTCGCCGTGACCACCTGAGCGGCCAAACAAGCCTCTTCGACCAGCCCGACTGGGCAGACGACGAGGGCGAACCGATGCTGCCGAGTGTGCCCGAATGGGATCAAGACGATCTTCTCATCCATGAAAAGGAAACTCTCGGATTCTACGTGTCGGGGCACCCCCTCCTCAAGTATCAACAGCGCTTGAGCCTCCTTTCCCCGGCAACATCGGAAACGGTTTTGACCCTCAGGGACGGCGCGTCCGTGACAATCTGCGGAGTTGTCAGCGGCATTCGCGAAGTATCGACGAAAAAACGGGAAACCATGGCCTACATCTCCCTCGATGACATGAAAGGACTGGTAACGGTGATTCTGTTCCCTGAACTCTACCGCAGTGCCCACGCCCACATCACCGCCGACGCGCCGCTGGTGGTAAAAGGAACGATCGATGCCGCGGAAGAGGGCGCGAAGATCATTGCCACCGAGGTTTCCAGCATGGAAGAGGCCCTCGAACAACCTCTCGGTTCGGTGCATTTTCTCCTGAGACTGGATACTGCAGCCGGCGCCGCCGACCTGGTGAAATTCAAGAAAGTTCTCAAGAAGCACAGGGGAAGTTACCCCGCCTACATTCACCTTCGTTCAAATGAAACATCAGAAACGATAATCTACCTCGGAGACAACCTGAAGCTGGACATTTCCGAGTCCCTGAAGACCGACGCCGATGGGGTAATTGGAGCCGGGGCAACCTATTTTATGTAGTGTTATCGCATCAATATGAGCCCTTACCACGAAAGGACCTACAGGCGTCTCTCGACGGGAACGGGACTTGTTTCCTGCACCGTAACAGTCAGGGAGTCGGACCTCTTCATCAGCGGCGACCGCGATCTGTCGGACCCGGCCCGACGCTCACTTCTGAAGCACCGCCGCATTATCGAGCAGTACGGGAGGGAACATCCTGATTTTTTCTCATCACTTGTGCCCCTGCGGGAAGAATCGGCTTTAGCCCCGGGAATCGTGAAAACCATGATGGACGCCTCCCGGTCTGCCGGCGTCGGTCCCATGGCATCTGTCGCCGGCGCGTTGGCTGAAAAGGTTAGCCGGGACCTGAACGGGTTCA
It contains:
- the dtd gene encoding D-aminoacyl-tRNA deacylase — translated: MRAVIQRIHRAKVTVDGACVGSAGRGILVFLGVGKGDGTAEAEFLCDKILNLRIFEDEAGKMNRSLLNISGDMLIISQFTLFADTSRGRRPSFTDACEPETAGKLYEHFVACARKHVTRVATGSFQKMMDVELVNYGPVTVLLDTETMKNTATRRR
- a CDS encoding DUF1285 domain-containing protein; amino-acid sequence: MIRIPIRIDRDGIWYYRGAEMFRRDILALFFEALGYDGENGYYVEMKGVRTYIDVEDTPFVVNSVSVREQREVIDTIEILLNDNSTESLDVVSLKVGADDVLYCSVKGGTFDARFSRAAYYQLARHIQHQADEFFLETRTGRHRIRHNVRTKNAEADPGNPGGQERPIN
- the guaB gene encoding IMP dehydrogenase, which produces MLDEPIPEGLTFDDLLLIPAESTVLPKGVDTSTMLTRTITLSIPLVSAAMDTVTESKTAICMAQEGGIGTIHRNMTIERQAIEVDKVKKSESGMIVDPITIGPEQKVREAQEMMSRYKISGVPVVKGRKLVGIITNRDLRFEDNLEQPVSAVMTKENLVTVSADITLEESKKLLHRHRIEKLPVVDERNNLKGLITIKDIEKIKRYPLASKDGLGRLRVAAAVGIIDREARVQALLDAGADVIVIDTSHGHTASVLDAIRSTKANFKTCELIAGNVATYEGAEALIRAGADAIKVGVGPGSICTTRIIAGVGVPQMTAIKECARATDKYGIPLIADGGIKYSGDVVKAIGAGAYSVMIGSLFAGTEESPGETILFQGRTYKVYRGMGSIEAMKAGSRDRYYQDDEYEGAMKLVPEGIEGRVPFRGTVSAGIHQLVGGIRAGMGYVGCRTIEELRKNTRFMRITSAGLRESHVHDVIITKEAPNYWID
- a CDS encoding DNA polymerase III subunit alpha — translated: MKHSDFVHLHVHTQYSLLDGALRLDDLFKAARDYRMPAVAITDHGNMFGALDFYKKAFKYGIKPIIGCELYVAHGDHREKNSPEAGEGSRHLVVLARNMEGYRNLMKLTSRGYLEGFYYRPRVDKKLLAEYSNGLIAMSACLHGEIPGFLLSRQPADAERAAEEYREIFGRDNFYLEIMENGLPEQKQVNLELIALARRIAMPLVATNDCHYLKRHDAEAHEILLCIQTGKTIDDPQRMRFQTDEFYFKSPDEMKAAFAHVPEAIENTITISERCSLSLDLNQVYLPHVDIERGLSAADYLRKLAREGLDGISSSIPAFDREEVRRTYHKRLEDELDIIESMGFPGYFLIVADFVDYAKKHSIPVGPGRGSAAGSLVAFALGITTIDPIRYGLFFERFLNPDRRSMPDIDIDFCIEGRDRIIDYVTRKYGSDRVSQIITFGKMQAKAVVRDVGRALNMPYGEVDRIAKMIPNVLNISLDEAVKREVRLREEIERNPAVKRLVALSRSLEGLARHASTHAAGVVISDVPLVERVPLFKSPRNEDIVTQYSMNDLQEAGLTKFDFLGLKTLTVINETLRFIERGRGVAINFDDIPLDDRETYQLLSRGQTDGVFQLESSGMKDILLSMKPDCIEDLIALIALYRPGPMSMVPDFIARKQGRQTISYELEALEQILKETYGIILYQEQVMQIAVTIGNYTMAEADNLRRVMSKKKASDMERERPKFLGGAGKNRIPESKAVKIWEQMETFAEYGFNKSHSTAYAMISFQTAYLKAHYPVEFMAALLTSEKNNRDKIIKYISECRDMNIKVLPPDFNESHKDFTITDESNIRFGMSAVKNVGEGAVDAIIEARNDRNAGGAFKSFYDFCSRIDFRKVNKKVVESLIKCGAFDSLEPNRRRLMEGYESVIELAQKRRRDHLSGQTSLFDQPDWADDEGEPMLPSVPEWDQDDLLIHEKETLGFYVSGHPLLKYQQRLSLLSPATSETVLTLRDGASVTICGVVSGIREVSTKKRETMAYISLDDMKGLVTVILFPELYRSAHAHITADAPLVVKGTIDAAEEGAKIIATEVSSMEEALEQPLGSVHFLLRLDTAAGAADLVKFKKVLKKHRGSYPAYIHLRSNETSETIIYLGDNLKLDISESLKTDADGVIGAGATYFM